The Populus alba chromosome 6, ASM523922v2, whole genome shotgun sequence genome contains a region encoding:
- the LOC118032644 gene encoding protein RGF1 INDUCIBLE TRANSCRIPTION FACTOR 1 — protein sequence MGTQKPAWLEALYAQKFFVGCSYHDAAKKNEKNVCCLDCCISICPHCIPSHRFHRLLQVRRYVYHDVVRLEDIEKLIDCSNVQAYTINSAKVVFIKKRPQNRQFKGAGNYCTSCDRSLQEPFTHCSLGCKVDFVLKHYKDLSPYLRRCNTLTLGPDFFIPQDLADDEMTNETPHSTIVDSDEPMSWSSSSSGSENMSMASSEIVRKKRSGLYVCARSMNKVSDEDIASSMSRRKGIPHRSPLC from the exons ATG GGAACTCAAAAGCCTGCATGGTTGGAAGCTCTTTACGCACAGAAGTTCTTTGTGGGGTGCTCTTATCATGACGCTGCGAAGAAGAACGAAAAGAACGTATGTTGTTTGGATTGTTGTATTAGTATTTGCCCTCATTGTATACCATCTCACCGCTTCCATAGGCTCCTTCAAGTTCGTCGTTATGTTTATCATGATGTTGTCCGATTAGAAGACATCGAAAAGCTGATAGATTGCTCAAATGTTCAG GCCTATACTATAAATAGTGCTAAAGTGGTGTTCATCAAGAAGAGACCTCAGAACAGGCAATTCAAAGGGGCCGGAAACTATTGTACTTCCTGTGACAGAAGCCTTCAAGAACCCTTTACCCATTGCTCTCTTGGCTGCAAG GTGGACTTTGTGCTGAAACATTACAAGGATCTTTCTCCATACTTGAGGAGATGCAACACATTAACTCTTGGGCCTGACTTCTTCATCCCTCAAGATTTAGCAGATGATGAGATGACCAATGAGACACCTCATTCAACAATCGTGGACTCCGATGAGCCGATGAGCTGGTCTTCGAGTTCATCGGGCTCCGAGAACATGAGCATGGCCAGCAGTGAGATTGTACGGAAGAAGAGAAGTGGATTATACGTATGTGCAAGATCAATGAATAAGGTTTCTGATGAGGACATTGCTTCGAGCATGAGTAGAAGAAAAGGCATTCCTCATCGATCTCCTTTATgttag
- the LOC118032643 gene encoding uncharacterized protein, with protein sequence MSCNNRSNPPFFFLLAFVFLFFLFTSSTATPSSATSHSLSLSISDDVVGERENDGVLVSWKARRHLAEEGNTTSSMILAAKRTRRRDPLENYKLYTSGYNISNKHYWASVGFTAAPFFIVAAVWFVIFGLCLSFICLCYCCCRREPYGYSRACYALSLISLIFFTIAAIAGCGVLYAGQGKFHSITTHTLDYVVNQADVTAENLRNVSDYLAAAKNAGVLSVFLPTSVRNSIDSIQTKINSSGTTLSSTTQKNSEGIQDVLDTIRLILIILAAVMLALAFLGFVFSIFGMQCLVYFLVILGWILVTCTFVLCGVFLLLHNVVADTCISMDEWVQNPTAKTALDDIIPCVDNTTAQETLRQTKETTYQLVNVVDNIINNVSNRNIPPQAGALYYNQSGPLMPVLCNPYNSDYTDRQCAAGEVDLSNATQVWKNYTCQISSGICTTPGRLTPSLYNQMESAVNLSYGLNRYGPFLVNLEDCTFVRETFTQINHSYCPGLRRYTQWIYVGLVIVSAAVMLSLIFWVIYARERRHRVYTKQFVSTSLEGPGKAS encoded by the exons ATGTCATGCAATAACAGATCAAATccgccatttttttttctcctggcctttgttttccttttctttctcttcacttcttCAACAGCAACTCCCAGTTCCGCAACTTCCCATTCTCTATCCCTTTCCATCTCAg ATGATGTGGTCGGTGAGAGAGAGAATGATGGTGTGCTGGTTTCATGGAAGGCAAGGAGGCATCTTGCTGAAGAAGGGAACACAACATCTTCTATGATATTGGCTGCAAAGAGAACAAGAAGGAGAGACCCTTTAGAGAACTATAAACTCTACACTTCTGGTTATAATATCAGCAATAAACATTATTGGGCT TCTGTTGGTTTTACCGCGGCTCCCTTCTTTATCGTTGCTGCAGTTTGGTTTGTGATATTTGGACTGTGCTTGTCCTTTATCTGCCTCTGCTATTGCTGTTGTAGAAGAGAACCTTATGGCTATTCTCGAGCATGCTATGCTCTGTCTCTTATCTCCCTCATTTTCTTTACCATTGCTGCAAT TGCAGGATGTGGTGTTCTGTATGCTGGTCAAGGGAAGTTTCACAGTATTACAACACACACATTGGATTATGTAGTTAATCAGGCAGATGTTACTGCTGAAAACCTCAGGAATGTGTCAGATTATCTTGCTGCGGCTAAGAATGCTGGTGTTTTGTCAGTTTTTCTGCCAACCAGTGTCCGAAATAGCATTGATAGcattcaaacaaaaatcaactccTCTGGTACTACTCTTTCCAGTACTACACAGAAGAATTCGGAAGGCATACAAGATGTTTTGGATACCAT AAGATTAATCCTGATTATCCTTGCTGCTGTAATGCTTGCTCTGGCATTTCTTGGATTTG TATTCTCCATTTTCGGGATGCAGTGTCTTGTTTACTT CCTGGTGATCCTTGGATGGATTCTTGTCACGTGCACATTTGTTTTGTGTGGTGTATTCCTTCTCCTCCACAA TGTGGTTGCCGATACTTGTATTTCTATGGATGAGTGGGTTCAGAACCCCACTGCCAAAACAGCTCTGGATGATATAATCCCTTGTGTGGACAACACAACTGCTCAAGAAACCTTGAGGCAGACAAAGGAGACAACTTACCAACTTGTCAACGTTGTTGATAACATCATCAACAATGTCTCCAACAGAAATATCCCACCCCAAGCAGGAGCTCTATATTACAATCAATCTGGTCCGCTAATGCCTGTACTTTGCAACCCATACAATTCTGATTATACAGATCGGCAATGCGCTGCTGGTGAAGTGGACCTAAGCAATGCTACCCAG GTGTGGAAGAATTATACCTGTCAGATATCATCTGGGATTTGTACTACGCCTGGTCGGCTTACTCCTAGCTTGTACAACCAGATGGAATCTGCAGTAAACCTAAGTTATGGGTTGAATCGTTATGGTCCATTCTTGGTTAACCTGGAAGACTGCACTTTTGTGCGAGAAACATTCACCCAGATCAACCATTCTTATTGTCCCGGTTTGCGGCGATATACGCAATGGATATACGTTGGGCTAGTAATTGTATCCGCCGCCGTAATGTTGTCACTGATCTTCTGGGTAATTTATGCAAGAGAGAGAAGGCATCGTGTGTATACCAAGCAGTTCGTGTCTACCTCCTTGGAAGGCCCTGGCAAGGCATCATGA
- the LOC118032642 gene encoding uncharacterized protein, whose product MAATATGSSRRTSSGPALRSVSPSGRFHQHLTRSPTSYASSTAFASSSSSFTSRSSTFFTRSASPTRVNMYGHSSQSSSPSVRLNAISPNRSISTVNPSRSHHHQVVKKQSTPKRTCMCSPTTHPGSFRCSLHKGVGFGSSPSSSNYSSNNNRLNARRSAMTNSLVRIGGVEGDLVRRALASLIRPSSHQQRRRSAFQPRPSRLSVMSKSED is encoded by the coding sequence ATGGCAGCCACAGCCACTGGATCTTCTAGAAGAACGTCAAGCGGACCAGCTCTCCGCTCGGTCTCTCCTTCCGGCAGATTTCACCAGCACTTAACCAGATCTCCGACGTCATACGCTTCCTCCACCGCTTTCGCTTCTTCAAGCTCTAGTTTCACCTCTCGCTCATCAACTTTCTTCACCAGATCCGCCTCTCCCACACGTGTCAACATGTACGGACATAGCTCACAGTCGTCTTCTCCATCCGTCCGTTTAAATGCCATATCTCCTAACCGTTCAATCTCCACCGTCAATCCCTCTCGGAGCCATCACCATCAGGTCGTGAAAAAACAGAGCACTCCTAAGCGTACCTGTATGTGCTCACCGACGACTCATCCAGGCTCCTTCCGTTGTAGTCTCCATAAAGGCGTAGGGTTTGGGAGTTCGCCTTCATCATCCAACTACTCTTCAAACAACAATCGGTTGAATGCGCGCAGATCTGCAATGACAAATTCGCTAGTGAGAATCGGCGGTGTCGAAGGTGATTTGGTGAGGAGAGCTCTTGCTTCTTTGATTCGGCCTTCTTCACACCAGCAACGGAGGCGTTCTGCTTTCCAGCCACGACCAAGCCGACTCTCCGTGATGTCCAAATCTGAGGATTGA